A genomic stretch from Octopus sinensis linkage group LG14, ASM634580v1, whole genome shotgun sequence includes:
- the LOC115218785 gene encoding zinc finger protein 431-like translates to MYGSPSSQPCYVSPQQPPTQSSSISEDIMTNNSSAKQASPHCHQKPQLTTSEANLSLAMSSSSKSFYSDATVDQKHQLEANKINMTTKPRQLFCGYCGKEFVQEYLMQIHRRIHTGEKPFQCDVCSKSFGRRDTLRIHKRTHTGEKQFHCDICLKKFAQKDYLQIHKRLHTGERPYHCEICQKQFSRKDTLKIHQKTHFKQHDGVKDQQKPKFQQQQQTIYYQQQDNKVPYQSHCQMESSQEHKPKYQCDICLQSFAQKDYLKIHRRSHTGEKPYQCDFCIQKFARRDTLQIHRRTHTGETSFRCDVCGMQFAKRQKLESHKQTHSNNPHSSRKQRHSCDICWKKFAQRDYLQIHRRVHTGERPFVCEFCSKSFARKSTLQIHRKIHTGEKKFQCDVCLQQFSQKDKLQIHYRTHTGEKPFQCDFCIQKFSRRETLQIHRRTQHTFEKPYSCSLCGMNFIKRDKLLSHQRSHHPQTKVKIKRFVCDICSKSFARRDTLKIHRVRHSGEKPYQCEVCLKQFAQKDYLVIHKRIHTGEKPFHCDLCPKRFSRKDTLVIHRRSHTGNKPFKCEICSAQFSQKAAMQIHRQTHVGFKPFSHSQSPKHFPQQNTLQVQQNQPLICPYQCNICFKQFVQKDYLVVHQRIHTGERPFECEFCGQRFARKNTLAVHRRSHTGEKPYHCEICLKQFSQRDYLRIHARIHTGEKPYHCEICPKQFSRRDALQRHKRTHNIKVPSLPSQPIQIIHSNSEHISSHICSNNNSNNNSNNIGSSCNENCGGNVQTLQKGNETSTEAVNTGSLVNRSQDNKSNIAPATASTSDEYPPVSKYMCL, encoded by the coding sequence ATGTATGGCAGTCCATCTAGTCAACCATGTTATGTATCcccacaacaaccaccaacacaatcATCATCTATATCAGAAGATATTATGACAAATAATTCATCTGCAAAACAAGCCAGCCCTCACTGTCACCAAAAACCTCAACTGACTACTTCAGAAGCCAACTTATCATTGGCAATGTCTTCATCATCAAAGTCATTCTATTCGGACGCCACTGTTGATCAGAAACATCAACTTGAAGCAAATAAAATTAACATGACTACAAAACCTAGGCAACTATTCTGTGGTTACTGTGGAAAGGAGTTTGTTCAGGAATATTTAATGCAGATTCATCGAagaattcatactggagagaaaccatttcagtgtGATGTTTGTTCTAAAAGCTTTGGCCGTAGGGATACCTTGCGAATCCACAAGCGTACTCACACTGGGGAGAAACAATTTCACTGTGATATATGCTTAAAAAAATTTGCTCAGAAAGACTATCTACAGATACACAAAAGATTACATACTGGGGAAAGACCCTACCATTGTGAAATATGTCAAAAACAGTTCTCTAGAAAAGATACATTGAAAATTCATCAGAAAACTCATTTTAAACAGCATGACGGTGTTAAAGATCAACAAAAGCctaaatttcaacaacaacaacaaacaatatactACCAACAACAGGACAACAAAGTGCCCTATCAATCACACTGTCAAATGGAATCATCACAAGAGCATAAACCAAAATATCAATGTGATATATGCCTTCAGTCATTTGCTCAAAAAGATTACCTGAAAATTCACAGGCGCagtcatactggggaaaagccctATCAGTGTGATTTTTGTATTCAGAAATTTGCTCGGCGAGATACACTTCAGATTCATCGAAGGACTCATACTGGTGAAACCTCTTTCAGATGCGATGTGTGTGGGATGCAGTTTGCTAAGCGGCAGAAACTTGAaagtcataaacaaacacatagcAATAATCCACACAGTTCTAGAAAACAGAGACATAGCTGTGATATTTGCTGGAAGAAATTTGCACAACGGGACTATTTGCAGATACACAGACGTGTCCATACTGGTGAGAGACCATTTGTATGCGAGTTTTGTTCAAAATCATTTGCAAGAAAGAGTACGTTACAAATCCACCGCAAGATACATACAGGGGAAAAAAAATTCCAGTGTGATGTGTGTCTTCAGCAATTTTCTCAAAAGGATAAGCTTCAAATACACTACAGaacacatacaggtgagaaacctttTCAGTGTGACTTCTGCATTCAGAAATTTTCTCGCCGTGAGACACTTCAAATACACCGACGTACTCAGCACACCTTTGAAAAGCCATATAGCTGTTCTCTCTGTGGGATGAACTTCATAAAACGAGATAAGCTTCTTTCTCATCAAAGGTCTCATCATCCTCAGACGAAAGTAAAAATCAAGAGATTTGTTTGTGACATCTGTTCAAAAAGCTTTGCTCGTCGAGATACTCTCAAAATACATAGAGTACGTCattcaggtgagaaaccataccagTGTGAGGTGTGTCTCAAGCAGTTTGCACAAAAGGACTATCTAGTCATACATAAGCGTATacacactggggaaaaaccattccACTGTGATCTTTGTCCAAAACGGTTTTCTCGGAAAGACACTTTAGTAATACACAGACGTTCACACACTGGAAATAAGCCATTCAAATGTGAAATTTGTTCTGCCCAATTTTCACAGAAAGCTGCAATGCAGATACATAGGCAAACGCACGTTGGTTTTAAGCCTTTCTCTCATAGCCAAAGTCCAAAACATTTCCCACAACAAAATACTTTGCAAGTTCAACAGAATCAGCCTTTGATATGCCCTTATCAATGTAACATTTGCTTCAAGCAGTTCGTGCAAAAGGACTATTTGGTTGTACATCagcgtattcacacaggtgaacGTCCATTTGAATGTGAATTTTGTGGGCAGAGATTTGCACGTAAAAATACACTAGCCGTACACAGGAGGtcacatactggagaaaaaccttaCCACTGTGAGATTTGTCTGAAACAGTTTTCCCAGAGAGACTATTTGCGTATTCATGCAAgaattcatactggtgaaaaaccatatcactgcgagATTTGCCCTAAGCAATTTTCCCGTAGAGATGCTTTGCAAAGACATAAACGCACTCATAATATAAAAGTACCATCTTTACCATCACAACCTATCCAAATTATTCATTCTAATTCTGAACATATTTCCTCTCACATTTGTTccaataataattctaataacaacagcaacaacatcggcAGTAGCTGTAATGAAAACTGTGGTGGTAATGTTCAAACATTGCAGAAAGGTAATGAAACTTCAACAGAAGCAGTAAACACAGGATCATTAGTTAATCGATCACAAGACAATAAAAGCAATATTGCTCCAGCAACAGCATCCACAAGTGACGAATATCCTCCTGtcagtaaatatatgtgtttgtaa